GAATGGTGATTGTAAAGAAAACTCTCACTGGACCTGCGCCTAAAGTACGGGCTGCAGCTTCCAGCCCTTGGTCCACAGAATCTATCGAGAGTCGGATCGCGCGGACCAGGAGGGGAAAAGCTACCACAGCCGAGGCGACTGCTGCTCCTTTCCAGTTGAAGGCGAACTCGATACCGAATGTGTTGTAAAGAGCGGCTCCGAGTATTCCTTTCCTCCCCAGGAGTACGAGGAGCAGGTAACCTATCACCACTGGGGGCAGGACCAGAGGCAGATGAATAATACCGTCAAGCACGGCTTTACCGGGAAAGTTGCTTCTCGCTAACACCCAGGCTGCTAAAATCCCGGGAAAGAGACTGCCTGCCATGGCCCAGAAGGATACCCAGAGGCTCAGACGGAGAGCCTCTGCTTCAAGCGGAGTAAGACTGAATAGTTCCGTCATTTCAATGTAGTAAATCCGTATTTCTGAAACACGGCCTTTGACTCGGGCGACTTGAGAAACTCGAAGAATTTCTTTGCTACTACAGAAGATTTACCGGCTATTAATGCTGTGGGGTATACGATCTTGGGGTGAGTATCCTCCGGGAATACTCCGACCACTTTGACCTTGGAAGTAATAGCCGCATCTGTCGAGTACACGATCCCAAAAGCGGCTTCTCCTCGTTCAACCAACGCCAAAGCTCCGCGAACGTCAGCAGCACGCGCAAGTTTGCTTTCCACTTCTGTCCATGCCCCAAGTTTTTGCAGCGCTGCCTTCGCGTACTTGCCGGCTGGCACGTGATCGGGATCGCCTACTGACAATTTGCCGTTGCCGAGCAGTTGAGCGATATCAAATTTTGGAGCGATTTCCACTTTGTTGACTGAGCTGTCCGCAGGAGCTATGAGCACCAGCTTGTTTGCCAGCAG
The sequence above is a segment of the Desulfomonile tiedjei DSM 6799 genome. Coding sequences within it:
- the modB gene encoding molybdate ABC transporter permease subunit, whose product is MTELFSLTPLEAEALRLSLWVSFWAMAGSLFPGILAAWVLARSNFPGKAVLDGIIHLPLVLPPVVIGYLLLVLLGRKGILGAALYNTFGIEFAFNWKGAAVASAVVAFPLLVRAIRLSIDSVDQGLEAAARTLGAGPVRVFFTITIPLVIPGIITGIILGFARSLSEFGATITFVSNIPGETRTLPLALYTLTQVPGGDAGALRLCVISIIVAMLALMASEMLAKRVASKMKG
- the modA gene encoding molybdate ABC transporter substrate-binding protein → MNKRQSFWATIVVTLLFCAVPLAQAAEPDSATVFAAASTTNAMNDISKIFADKGLGKVVFSFASSSTLAKQIENGAPANVFISADEPWMNYLQERKLIEPASRFDLLANKLVLIAPADSSVNKVEIAPKFDIAQLLGNGKLSVGDPDHVPAGKYAKAALQKLGAWTEVESKLARAADVRGALALVERGEAAFGIVYSTDAAITSKVKVVGVFPEDTHPKIVYPTALIAGKSSVVAKKFFEFLKSPESKAVFQKYGFTTLK